A window of Paenibacillus sp. 19GGS1-52 contains these coding sequences:
- a CDS encoding isochorismatase family cysteine hydrolase, which produces MKALIVIDFTNDFVDGSLPVGQPGIEIEPRIAQLTAEFVQQGDYVVMAVDLHEENDAYHPESKLFPPHNLRGSRGRELYGSLNKVFEDNRESIYWMDKTRYSAFSGTDLELKLRERGITELHLCGVCTDICVLHTAVDAYNQGFAITIHKDAVASFNAEGHTWALGHFQNSLGARIV; this is translated from the coding sequence ATGAAAGCATTGATCGTGATTGATTTTACGAATGATTTTGTGGATGGAAGTCTGCCGGTCGGACAGCCGGGCATTGAAATTGAACCTAGGATAGCTCAATTGACAGCAGAATTTGTACAGCAAGGTGATTATGTCGTTATGGCTGTAGATCTCCATGAAGAGAATGACGCCTACCATCCGGAGAGCAAGCTGTTTCCACCTCATAATCTACGGGGCAGCAGAGGCCGTGAGCTGTACGGAAGCTTGAATAAGGTTTTTGAGGATAACCGCGAATCCATCTATTGGATGGACAAGACCCGGTATAGTGCATTTAGCGGCACTGATTTGGAATTAAAGCTGCGGGAGCGGGGCATCACTGAACTGCATCTTTGCGGTGTCTGTACAGATATCTGTGTGCTGCACACAGCAGTTGACGCTTATAACCAAGGTTTTGCTATCACCATTCACAAGGATGCTGTAGCCAGCTTTAACGCCGAAGGTCATACATGGGCACTTGGACACTTCCAGAACAGTCTGGGAGCAAGGATTGTGTAG
- a CDS encoding nicotinate phosphoribosyltransferase, with amino-acid sequence MGTWTLPEQSGSKDCVGATQQLGDEDLRRELALHTDKYQINMMYAHWVNGTHKRKAVFEAYFRKLPFGNGFAVFAGLERIIGYIGSLRFSEDDIRYLSEQEENYAPAFLEELLQFHFQGTIHSMKEGALVFPDEPLIRVEGTIMEAQLVETAILNFMNYQTLIATKASRIKQVAPNDILLEFGTRRAQEADAAVWGARATYIGGFDATSNMLAGKLFGIPTKGTHAHSWVQSFDSELEAFDAYAKVMPDLVTLLVDTFDTLRSGVPNAIITAKKLEAQGKRMNAIRLDSGDLAYLSRQARKMLDEAGLQYVKIVASNDLDENTIMDLKLQGAAIDTWGVGTQLITASDQPSLGGVYKLVEIESASGEMVPTIKISSNPEKVSTPGKKDVFRIIGTNGKALADYISFPEEAAPRSGAKLKLFNPLHPYMQKRVDRYEALAMLEPIYVNGFQVYSLPDLSEIRRYHKEQLDLFWPEYLRKLNPEVYRVNLSQQVWTRKQQLLAQHMEPDIE; translated from the coding sequence ATGGGCACTTGGACACTTCCAGAACAGTCTGGGAGCAAGGATTGTGTAGGCGCAACACAGCAACTAGGAGATGAGGACTTGAGAAGAGAACTTGCTCTACATACTGATAAATATCAGATCAACATGATGTATGCCCATTGGGTGAACGGAACCCACAAACGCAAGGCTGTGTTCGAGGCTTACTTCCGCAAGCTGCCGTTTGGCAACGGTTTTGCCGTGTTCGCGGGTTTGGAGCGCATCATCGGCTATATTGGGTCCTTACGCTTTAGTGAGGATGATATCCGCTACTTATCGGAGCAGGAGGAGAACTACGCACCTGCTTTTCTGGAGGAGCTGCTGCAGTTCCATTTCCAAGGGACCATCCATTCTATGAAAGAAGGGGCTCTGGTCTTCCCTGATGAACCGTTGATTCGTGTTGAAGGCACGATTATGGAAGCACAGCTGGTGGAGACGGCAATTCTGAACTTTATGAATTACCAGACGCTGATTGCTACCAAAGCTTCCCGGATCAAGCAGGTGGCTCCAAATGATATTCTGCTTGAATTTGGTACCCGGCGTGCACAGGAAGCGGATGCGGCGGTGTGGGGTGCCCGTGCGACCTATATCGGCGGCTTCGACGCAACCTCGAATATGCTTGCCGGCAAATTGTTCGGCATCCCTACCAAAGGTACGCATGCGCATTCCTGGGTTCAGAGCTTCGATAGCGAACTTGAGGCGTTTGACGCCTATGCCAAGGTAATGCCGGATTTGGTTACGCTGCTGGTAGATACCTTTGATACATTGCGCAGCGGCGTTCCGAATGCGATTATTACCGCAAAGAAGCTGGAAGCGCAGGGCAAACGGATGAATGCCATTCGTCTGGACAGCGGTGACTTGGCCTATTTATCGCGGCAGGCGCGGAAGATGCTAGATGAGGCTGGGCTACAGTATGTCAAGATAGTGGCTTCCAATGATCTGGATGAGAATACAATTATGGATCTGAAGCTGCAAGGAGCAGCTATAGATACATGGGGCGTTGGAACTCAGCTCATAACTGCTTCCGATCAACCGTCACTAGGAGGAGTCTATAAGCTAGTGGAAATTGAATCAGCTAGCGGTGAAATGGTGCCAACGATCAAGATTTCCTCCAACCCGGAGAAGGTATCTACTCCAGGCAAAAAAGATGTCTTTCGCATTATTGGCACCAACGGCAAAGCGCTGGCTGATTATATCAGCTTCCCTGAAGAGGCTGCACCGCGAAGCGGAGCAAAGCTGAAGCTGTTTAATCCGCTGCATCCTTATATGCAAAAGCGTGTCGACCGCTATGAGGCGCTCGCGATGCTGGAACCGATTTACGTCAATGGATTTCAGGTGTATTCGTTGCCAGATCTCAGTGAAATTCGTCGCTATCACAAGGAACAGCTGGACTTGTTCTGGCCAGAGTATCTGCGTAAGCTGAATCCCGAGGTTTACCGGGTGAACCTTAGCCAGCAGGTATGGACTCGCAAGCAACAGTTGCTGGCTCAGCATATGGAACCTGACATAGAATAG
- a CDS encoding 2-oxoacid:acceptor oxidoreductase family protein — MVQLPKVNELGFFEIRLESIGGLGANLAGKMLAEAGVVGAGMNGVSFSSYGSEKKGSAVKAHIRFCDMNTHIRDTTPVERPHVVGIFHESLAKTVNVTSGIYADSTVLINSNKSPEELKVLLNMKAGTIAVIDATSIALKEKNRVNMAMLGALFRMCDFLDPDIMKEVIEKSLGKKYPQAVQSAITTFDRGFNEVKFLHFELPAGESMPQYVRSDISALGYDTQPIGGVIINPGNSFLKNLSISRSGMLPTYEQESCINCAQCDTVCPDMCFVWEERIDKKGRSQMYLQGIDYQYCKGCLKCVEACPTSALASQREHEGYADSHTVHHLFDLITQS; from the coding sequence GTGGTACAGTTGCCAAAAGTAAACGAGCTCGGATTTTTCGAGATTCGTCTGGAATCAATAGGGGGCCTGGGAGCAAACCTGGCTGGAAAAATGCTTGCTGAAGCGGGCGTTGTCGGTGCCGGAATGAATGGGGTAAGCTTCTCATCTTATGGTTCGGAGAAGAAAGGTTCTGCTGTTAAGGCGCATATTCGCTTCTGTGATATGAACACACATATCCGCGACACCACTCCAGTAGAACGTCCTCATGTAGTTGGAATATTTCATGAATCGTTGGCGAAGACCGTAAACGTGACTAGCGGTATCTATGCAGACAGCACCGTGCTGATCAATTCAAACAAATCGCCTGAGGAACTGAAAGTGTTATTGAATATGAAGGCAGGTACAATAGCTGTTATTGATGCTACAAGCATTGCACTGAAGGAGAAGAATCGTGTAAACATGGCCATGTTGGGCGCGTTGTTCCGGATGTGTGATTTTCTTGATCCGGATATTATGAAGGAAGTTATCGAGAAGTCGCTTGGCAAGAAATATCCGCAAGCTGTGCAGTCAGCCATTACTACTTTTGATCGTGGATTTAATGAAGTGAAGTTTCTGCATTTCGAGCTTCCAGCAGGTGAAAGCATGCCGCAGTATGTCCGTTCCGATATTTCGGCACTTGGATATGATACACAGCCGATTGGTGGCGTCATTATCAATCCGGGGAACAGTTTCTTAAAGAACCTAAGCATTTCCCGTTCCGGAATGCTGCCAACCTACGAGCAAGAGTCTTGTATTAACTGCGCGCAATGCGACACGGTTTGTCCAGATATGTGTTTTGTGTGGGAAGAACGGATTGATAAGAAAGGCCGGTCGCAAATGTACCTCCAGGGCATCGATTACCAATATTGTAAAGGCTGCCTAAAATGCGTGGAAGCTTGCCCAACTTCGGCCCTGGCAAGTCAGCGTGAACATGAAGGCTACGCTGACAGTCATACCGTGCATCATTTGTTTGATCTTATTACACAGTCTTAA
- a CDS encoding thiamine pyrophosphate-dependent enzyme: MAIDYEKEVGSAKVEQKSLYESGNEMAAYAAHQINYHVMGYFPISPSTEVAQFLDTMKANGQHDIMLVPSDGEHSSAGICYGASTAGGRVFNATSAQGYMFMLEQLPVQSGSRMPMVMNLICRAISGPLNIHGDHSDLYFALNTGWPILMCRDPQSVYDMNLMALKLAEHAKVRLPVMIASDGYFTSHQKRRVQAFVHRADVQKFVGEQPPTGFTDTLDRNNPVSVGAYMNEPDSINNSYQQSVAMYNAGDVFEEISKEFGELTGRHYPIVEEYRMEDADVAVFLMNSASEIIKDVVDQLRLQGVKAGSISPNMIRPFPQKQIAEALKNVKAITVGDRADSIGGHGGNMVNEIKAALFTYNNTTTQVISRIYGLGGKDFYAEDGHNFFQLAMDAVTAGKVEVPFDYYGHNAGAPEKAPQRLLKPMNFESLKTGLITVKQDEVTGKLSVKIPPLRSLTKKPKRVSPGHGACPGCGIFSGLETFFKGIEGDIVALYHTGCAMVTTTGYPYSSHKSTFIHNLFQNGAATLSGVVEMFWERKRRGELDELGIQEDFTFVMVTGDGGMDIGMGPAIGAALRGHKMIIIEYDNEGYMNTGAQQTYSTPLGHRTTTSSIGKFQQGKSTQHKDTAQIMAATNIPYVFTGSEAFPQDLVKKAAKAQWYAQNEGLVYGKILTACPLNWMSEDKEGSNIVSLAVESCFFPLYEVEQGITNITYNPEEKDKRVELSAWLKTMGKTRHLLKPENEPALHIFEDEVQRRWNRLKVKHEHPDL; this comes from the coding sequence ATGGCTATCGATTATGAAAAAGAAGTCGGCTCTGCCAAGGTAGAGCAGAAATCTCTATATGAATCCGGGAATGAAATGGCAGCCTATGCTGCTCATCAGATCAATTATCATGTAATGGGATACTTTCCAATTTCACCATCGACGGAAGTCGCCCAGTTTCTGGATACAATGAAAGCTAACGGACAGCATGATATTATGCTGGTCCCTTCGGATGGGGAGCACAGTTCTGCCGGTATTTGTTATGGTGCCTCTACAGCAGGTGGACGAGTATTCAATGCGACAAGTGCACAAGGTTACATGTTCATGCTGGAGCAATTGCCCGTACAGTCTGGATCACGTATGCCAATGGTTATGAATTTGATCTGCCGCGCGATTTCTGGACCGCTTAACATCCACGGTGACCATTCCGATTTATATTTCGCGCTAAATACAGGCTGGCCAATTCTGATGTGTCGCGATCCACAGTCTGTCTATGATATGAACCTGATGGCGCTTAAGCTAGCTGAGCATGCCAAGGTCCGACTGCCAGTGATGATTGCTTCCGACGGCTACTTTACATCCCACCAAAAACGACGGGTGCAGGCATTTGTCCATCGTGCAGATGTACAAAAATTTGTGGGAGAACAACCACCAACGGGCTTTACAGATACATTGGATCGTAATAATCCGGTTTCTGTTGGTGCTTATATGAATGAACCTGACTCGATCAACAATAGCTATCAACAATCAGTAGCCATGTATAATGCTGGCGATGTTTTCGAAGAAATATCCAAAGAATTCGGTGAATTAACCGGACGTCACTATCCGATCGTTGAGGAATATCGGATGGAGGATGCTGATGTAGCCGTATTCCTGATGAACTCCGCTTCGGAGATTATCAAGGATGTTGTAGATCAGCTTCGCCTGCAAGGTGTCAAAGCTGGTTCAATCTCCCCGAACATGATCCGTCCTTTCCCGCAGAAGCAGATTGCTGAAGCCCTGAAGAATGTGAAAGCCATCACAGTAGGAGATCGTGCGGATTCTATTGGCGGACATGGCGGCAACATGGTGAATGAGATTAAAGCTGCATTGTTTACGTATAACAATACTACTACCCAAGTCATAAGCCGGATTTACGGGTTGGGTGGCAAGGATTTCTACGCTGAGGACGGGCATAACTTCTTCCAATTGGCGATGGATGCTGTTACCGCAGGTAAGGTTGAAGTTCCTTTTGACTATTATGGTCATAATGCCGGTGCTCCAGAAAAAGCACCACAGCGTCTTTTGAAGCCGATGAACTTTGAGTCACTCAAAACAGGTCTGATTACTGTGAAGCAGGATGAAGTTACAGGCAAGCTGAGTGTGAAGATTCCACCACTGCGCAGTTTAACGAAGAAACCTAAGCGTGTGTCACCAGGTCATGGTGCATGTCCGGGCTGCGGGATTTTCTCAGGCTTGGAAACATTCTTCAAAGGGATAGAAGGAGATATCGTAGCCCTCTATCACACAGGCTGTGCAATGGTAACGACTACGGGCTATCCGTATTCTTCGCACAAATCAACATTTATCCATAACCTGTTCCAGAATGGTGCAGCTACGCTGTCTGGTGTAGTCGAGATGTTCTGGGAACGCAAACGCCGTGGTGAGCTTGATGAACTTGGTATTCAAGAGGACTTTACATTCGTTATGGTTACTGGTGATGGTGGGATGGACATCGGTATGGGACCGGCTATAGGTGCTGCACTGCGTGGACACAAGATGATTATCATTGAGTATGATAATGAGGGTTATATGAATACGGGTGCTCAGCAGACCTATTCTACGCCGCTTGGGCACCGTACAACTACCTCGAGTATTGGTAAGTTCCAGCAAGGTAAATCGACCCAACATAAGGATACAGCACAGATTATGGCTGCAACCAACATTCCTTACGTGTTCACTGGCTCTGAGGCTTTTCCACAGGATCTCGTGAAAAAAGCAGCTAAAGCACAGTGGTATGCGCAGAATGAAGGTCTGGTGTATGGTAAAATCTTAACGGCTTGTCCATTAAACTGGATGTCTGAGGATAAAGAGGGTTCTAACATTGTATCTCTAGCCGTAGAATCCTGCTTCTTCCCTCTGTATGAAGTAGAACAGGGAATTACGAATATCACTTACAATCCAGAAGAGAAGGATAAACGTGTTGAGCTTTCTGCTTGGCTGAAGACGATGGGCAAGACCCGCCATCTGCTTAAACCAGAGAATGAACCGGCCCTGCATATCTTCGAAGATGAAGTTCAACGTCGCTGGAACCGTCTGAAAGTAAAACATGAGCATCCGGATTTGTAA
- a CDS encoding GerAB/ArcD/ProY family transporter, which produces MNQSTTRVSELIICLVLFEVGSTTLFLLGGEAKQDAWLAMLIGALLGLFLLLLHLAIHQQNPSLDLFLLFRRYMGKYLGTFINLLFVGYFTYETSRNLRDLGELTVMTLLNQTPMWIIILITIMVICNNIRYGPEIFFLICVVLFPFILFTYMIIGILIPATGLIHYDFMFPILENGLKPVLQTAIPDIVSFPFGQTVLFLVFYPLATKGRNLSRAVIISYIVVALFLTLFNQLNILVLGPKIAANSTLPLLGTVQLIQLAEVFERMDALFIMILFLGLGIKMTAFFNGAVIGLERITGVRSKKWILPLGAIIFGLSFLSPNFTQHIEIGRGVAVKYWWPIFQFVLPLLLFVVMLVRKPKQK; this is translated from the coding sequence ATGAATCAAAGTACAACCCGTGTCTCCGAACTGATCATTTGTCTTGTATTATTTGAGGTAGGCAGCACCACATTATTTCTTCTAGGTGGGGAAGCTAAACAAGATGCATGGTTAGCCATGTTAATTGGGGCATTATTAGGCCTGTTCCTTCTTTTACTTCATCTGGCTATCCACCAACAGAACCCTAGCCTGGATTTATTCCTCTTATTCCGCCGTTATATGGGCAAATATCTGGGTACGTTCATAAACCTTCTGTTTGTTGGTTATTTCACCTATGAGACTTCCCGGAATTTACGCGATTTAGGCGAACTGACCGTAATGACTTTATTGAACCAAACACCAATGTGGATTATTATTTTGATAACAATCATGGTTATCTGCAATAATATCCGCTACGGGCCTGAAATATTCTTCCTAATCTGTGTAGTGCTTTTTCCCTTTATATTATTCACCTATATGATAATTGGTATATTAATACCTGCCACTGGCCTCATTCATTATGATTTCATGTTCCCGATTCTGGAGAATGGGCTAAAGCCGGTTCTACAAACAGCAATTCCCGACATCGTCTCTTTTCCGTTCGGACAGACGGTATTATTTCTTGTCTTTTACCCGCTGGCAACGAAAGGGCGGAATCTCTCTAGAGCGGTTATCATTTCCTATATAGTTGTTGCACTTTTTCTGACTCTATTTAATCAGCTTAATATACTTGTTCTGGGACCCAAAATTGCGGCTAACAGCACTCTGCCTCTTCTGGGAACGGTACAATTGATTCAATTAGCGGAGGTGTTTGAACGGATGGATGCCCTGTTTATCATGATTCTCTTTCTCGGCTTAGGAATCAAGATGACCGCTTTTTTCAATGGTGCAGTGATAGGCCTGGAAAGAATAACCGGAGTTCGTTCTAAAAAATGGATACTTCCTCTGGGAGCTATCATTTTTGGGCTTTCCTTTCTATCGCCCAATTTCACTCAGCATATTGAGATCGGCCGAGGTGTTGCGGTCAAATACTGGTGGCCCATTTTCCAGTTTGTTCTGCCTTTATTGCTCTTTGTAGTCATGTTAGTTCGTAAACCCAAGCAGAAATAA
- a CDS encoding Ger(x)C family spore germination protein, protein MRRLWVISAVLIIELSLTACGSRTELNDLGITIATGIDGHKGDWTVTYQVILPSAMSSSLGGSAGGGSSQAAVHTFSTQGKTIREAIDISNLENPRKLYFAHNNVIIIGKQAAEEGIEEVIDNYFRNPDARETVKVLVADRKAREILIQLLPPEKLPGQALSKILQKDDQTGSFYPSISIYELALKISSDSGSSGVPEVSIAGSDDATLESADISKKTSSKANLRLTGLSIFDRARKVGTLNQAESLGISWLTNHMKSSTLSFEDENAKSAEKALSSFRIIKAKVKVTPVKGPLHFSLDVKVKVAGELVISNSEEDPAKTESIKKMQHQVEKVIELQIKEGWKTVQKLHIDLVGIADKIHRKYPRYWKETKKNWPEELSRMDINIDVQASIKRPGLFQKSFSNLLKSNTDQ, encoded by the coding sequence ATGCGCCGACTGTGGGTTATTTCTGCTGTACTTATTATAGAGTTATCGCTCACGGCATGCGGAAGCCGTACCGAGTTGAATGATTTAGGAATCACAATTGCAACCGGAATAGATGGTCATAAAGGGGATTGGACAGTAACCTACCAAGTTATTCTCCCTTCGGCGATGTCCTCCAGCTTAGGCGGATCTGCCGGAGGAGGTTCTTCTCAAGCCGCCGTGCATACCTTCTCAACCCAAGGAAAGACCATTCGAGAAGCTATTGATATCAGTAACCTAGAAAATCCTCGCAAGCTGTATTTTGCCCATAATAATGTAATTATCATTGGTAAACAGGCTGCAGAAGAAGGCATTGAGGAAGTTATTGATAACTATTTCCGTAATCCTGATGCCAGGGAAACCGTGAAAGTATTAGTAGCTGACCGGAAAGCTCGGGAAATCCTAATACAACTCCTCCCTCCGGAAAAGCTCCCTGGTCAAGCACTCTCAAAAATCCTACAAAAGGATGACCAAACAGGCTCATTTTACCCTTCAATCTCCATATATGAATTAGCACTGAAAATCAGCTCTGACAGTGGTTCTTCAGGAGTTCCTGAGGTATCTATAGCAGGATCTGATGATGCAACATTGGAATCCGCTGATATTTCCAAAAAAACATCTTCCAAGGCAAATCTAAGGTTAACCGGATTATCTATATTCGATAGAGCCAGGAAGGTCGGAACTTTAAATCAAGCGGAGAGTCTGGGCATTTCGTGGCTAACCAACCATATGAAGAGCAGTACCCTTTCATTTGAAGATGAGAATGCTAAGAGCGCAGAAAAGGCTTTATCTTCTTTCCGGATTATTAAGGCTAAAGTTAAGGTTACCCCTGTAAAGGGCCCTCTGCATTTCTCCTTAGATGTCAAGGTGAAAGTGGCCGGAGAGTTGGTCATATCCAATTCGGAAGAAGATCCCGCGAAGACGGAAAGTATAAAAAAAATGCAACATCAAGTAGAAAAGGTCATTGAGCTGCAAATTAAGGAAGGCTGGAAAACCGTTCAGAAGCTGCACATCGATCTTGTGGGTATCGCCGATAAAATCCATCGAAAGTATCCGAGATATTGGAAAGAAACTAAGAAAAACTGGCCCGAAGAATTATCCAGAATGGATATTAACATTGATGTACAAGCCTCCATTAAACGACCTGGACTTTTTCAGAAGTCTTTTAGCAATCTACTGAAGTCCAATACTGATCAATAA
- a CDS encoding spore germination protein has product MKTILKPAKRRPQKKANPITQTPEAINSSLSHSLTLLQAKLGHSPDFIIRKFGDSSSNAGLLAICYIEGLIEQNLLSDLMEALIAEQASKTSLTSDVHTAIDAIKQKIPTGNLNIVNTEDQMIAAILAGNVIILVDGVQVALAASIQGGIRRAVEEPTTQTVVRGPKEGFTEELSTNITLLRRKLRTPDLKFDSHNIGRYTQTRVVLAYIEGLARPEVIEEAKKRLQSIDTDSILESGYIEEFIQDAPLSPFPTLLNTERPDTVAGSLLDGQIAIFIDGTPFVLLAPVTFIKFFHSSEDYYQRYDISTFLRIIRLFSFLIALLLPSLYIAITTFHQEMLPTTLLITLAAQREGTPFPALLEALIMELIFEVIREAGVRMPRVIGPAISIVGALVIGQAAVQAGLVSAAMVIVVSFTAISNFVIPSFNMASTVRLIRFFLMLMAGMLGFFGILAGLIPILFHLVALQSFGVRYLMPFAPFTKSNMKDFFIRVPWWAMKTRPNGISGPNKTRQAPHQYPVSSAKKGRRDEPDNQK; this is encoded by the coding sequence ATGAAAACTATACTAAAACCCGCCAAACGTCGTCCGCAAAAGAAAGCAAATCCAATAACACAGACCCCTGAAGCGATAAATTCTTCATTGTCTCATAGTCTGACTTTACTTCAAGCTAAGCTTGGTCATAGCCCTGACTTTATCATACGTAAATTTGGCGACAGTTCATCTAATGCTGGCCTTCTTGCCATTTGTTATATCGAAGGGCTGATCGAACAAAACTTACTATCGGACTTAATGGAAGCCTTAATTGCAGAACAGGCCTCTAAGACCTCTTTAACATCTGATGTACACACTGCAATTGATGCCATAAAGCAAAAAATCCCTACGGGAAATTTAAACATCGTCAACACAGAAGATCAAATGATCGCGGCTATCCTTGCTGGAAATGTCATAATTCTGGTGGATGGTGTTCAAGTTGCTTTGGCTGCTTCCATTCAAGGTGGTATCAGGAGAGCTGTTGAGGAGCCCACCACACAAACTGTAGTTCGTGGCCCGAAAGAAGGGTTTACAGAAGAACTTTCTACCAACATAACATTGCTCAGACGAAAGCTGCGGACACCCGATCTTAAGTTCGATAGTCACAATATCGGTAGATACACACAAACCAGAGTCGTATTGGCCTATATTGAAGGACTTGCCCGGCCGGAAGTGATAGAAGAAGCGAAAAAACGATTACAATCCATAGATACGGACAGCATACTTGAAAGTGGATATATAGAAGAGTTCATTCAAGATGCGCCGCTTTCCCCATTCCCTACACTCTTAAATACAGAACGCCCTGATACCGTAGCAGGAAGCTTATTGGATGGACAAATAGCTATCTTCATTGATGGAACGCCTTTTGTTCTGCTCGCACCCGTTACCTTTATTAAATTTTTTCATTCGAGTGAAGATTATTATCAACGATACGACATTTCAACCTTTCTACGGATTATCCGTTTGTTCTCTTTCCTAATCGCCCTACTGCTTCCGTCCTTGTATATTGCTATCACGACCTTTCATCAAGAAATGCTGCCAACTACCCTTCTAATTACACTAGCTGCACAACGGGAGGGAACGCCATTCCCAGCTTTATTGGAGGCGTTGATCATGGAATTGATCTTTGAAGTTATTCGTGAAGCCGGCGTTCGGATGCCCCGGGTCATTGGTCCGGCCATATCCATCGTAGGAGCACTTGTCATTGGTCAAGCAGCGGTGCAAGCGGGTCTGGTCTCTGCAGCAATGGTTATCGTAGTGTCCTTTACAGCGATATCAAACTTTGTAATCCCTTCCTTTAATATGGCGTCAACTGTCCGGCTTATCCGTTTTTTTCTCATGCTTATGGCCGGAATGCTCGGATTTTTTGGGATACTGGCCGGGCTTATCCCCATTTTATTTCATCTCGTCGCGCTCCAATCTTTCGGCGTTAGATACCTGATGCCCTTCGCCCCCTTTACTAAATCAAATATGAAGGACTTTTTCATTAGAGTACCGTGGTGGGCCATGAAGACCAGACCCAATGGGATATCGGGACCCAATAAGACTAGACAAGCACCTCATCAATATCCCGTCAGTTCAGCTAAAAAAGGGCGTAGAGATGAGCCAGATAATCAGAAATAA
- a CDS encoding NifB/NifX family molybdenum-iron cluster-binding protein gives MSWKVAIGSSDGHIVNQHFGRCDRFLIYEVDEDGNYSRIENRIYEHLFTLQGHAENKLRAVAELLDDCSFVLVSHIGPGARAVLHGKGIQALAVNAPIEQALDRLTLFLRSGRESILN, from the coding sequence ATGTCTTGGAAAGTAGCAATAGGCAGTTCGGATGGTCACATCGTTAATCAGCATTTTGGACGCTGTGATCGATTTCTGATCTATGAAGTAGACGAGGATGGGAACTACAGTCGAATTGAGAACCGGATTTATGAGCATCTGTTTACACTGCAGGGGCATGCAGAGAATAAGCTGCGGGCTGTGGCGGAGTTGCTGGATGATTGCTCTTTTGTGCTAGTAAGTCACATAGGTCCAGGAGCAAGGGCGGTATTGCACGGCAAGGGGATTCAGGCCCTGGCTGTAAATGCACCTATTGAGCAGGCACTTGATCGGTTAACCCTTTTTCTCCGTTCGGGTCGGGAATCCATTCTAAATTAA
- the nifH gene encoding nitrogenase iron protein, producing MAKKVKQIAIYGKGGIGKSTTTSNISAALSVAGYKVMQFGCDPKSDSTNTLRGGEYIPTVLDTLRDSHTVKAQDVIFQGFNGIYCVEAGGPAPGVGCAGRGIITSVSLLKQQKVFEELDLDFVIYDVLGDVVCGGFAVPIREGIAEHVYTVTSADFMAIYAANNLFKGIHKYSQEGGALLGGVIANSINAPYAKDIVDDFVRRTDTQVVEYIPRSVTVTRSELQGKTTIEAAPDSEQAKVYRSLAQKIAEHTVSKVPAPLDTHELRQWAAEWGRHLVAQEAAAQKAELETPAAAVNL from the coding sequence ATGGCTAAAAAGGTTAAACAAATTGCGATCTACGGCAAGGGTGGTATTGGAAAATCGACTACGACATCCAATATCAGCGCGGCCTTATCGGTCGCAGGTTATAAGGTAATGCAATTCGGCTGCGATCCGAAGAGTGATTCTACCAATACCCTGAGAGGCGGAGAATACATACCAACCGTGCTCGATACGCTGCGGGACAGCCATACGGTGAAGGCGCAAGATGTGATTTTCCAAGGTTTCAACGGTATTTATTGTGTTGAAGCGGGTGGACCCGCTCCAGGTGTGGGTTGTGCTGGCCGTGGGATCATAACGTCGGTCTCACTGCTGAAGCAACAGAAGGTGTTCGAGGAGTTGGACCTGGATTTTGTGATTTACGATGTGTTAGGTGATGTGGTCTGCGGAGGTTTCGCCGTACCGATTCGCGAGGGCATTGCCGAGCATGTCTATACGGTCACATCAGCGGATTTCATGGCGATCTATGCGGCGAATAATCTTTTTAAAGGGATTCACAAGTATTCGCAAGAAGGCGGCGCACTGCTGGGCGGAGTCATTGCCAATTCGATCAATGCGCCGTATGCCAAGGATATTGTGGATGATTTCGTTAGACGAACGGATACCCAAGTGGTCGAATATATACCTCGTTCCGTTACTGTCACTCGAAGTGAACTTCAGGGGAAGACAACCATTGAAGCAGCACCGGATTCAGAGCAAGCGAAGGTCTATCGCAGCCTGGCACAAAAGATTGCTGAGCACACCGTATCCAAGGTGCCTGCACCGCTGGATACACATGAACTGCGCCAGTGGGCGGCTGAATGGGGCCGGCATCTGGTAGCACAGGAAGCGGCAGCCCAGAAAGCTGAACTTGAGACTCCAGCAGCTGCAGTAAACTTATAA